Proteins from one Bacteroides mediterraneensis genomic window:
- the cmk gene encoding (d)CMP kinase encodes MKKIIIAIDGFSSCGKSTMAKDLAKEIGYIYIDSGAMYRAVTLYCLENGLFNADGSIREEDLRQQMDRIHISFQLNPETQRPVTFLNGKNVEERIRTMEVSSHVSPVSALGFVREALVRQQQEMGKEKGIVMDGRDIGTAVFPNAELKIFVTASAQIRAQRRYEELKTKGQEASFDEILHNVEERDRIDQSRAVSPLRKADDAILLDNSEMTISEQKEWLKEQFEKATHASR; translated from the coding sequence ATGAAAAAGATTATCATTGCCATCGATGGTTTCTCTTCCTGCGGGAAAAGTACCATGGCTAAGGATTTAGCCAAAGAAATCGGTTACATTTATATAGACAGCGGAGCCATGTATCGGGCCGTCACGCTGTATTGCCTGGAAAACGGACTGTTCAATGCCGACGGAAGCATCCGTGAAGAAGACCTGCGCCAGCAGATGGACCGGATTCACATTTCGTTCCAGCTCAACCCGGAAACCCAGCGCCCGGTGACCTTCCTCAACGGGAAAAATGTAGAAGAACGTATCCGCACCATGGAAGTTTCGTCCCATGTCAGCCCCGTATCTGCCCTTGGTTTCGTACGTGAGGCGCTCGTACGCCAGCAACAGGAAATGGGCAAGGAAAAAGGCATCGTCATGGACGGACGAGACATCGGTACGGCTGTATTTCCCAATGCCGAATTGAAAATATTCGTCACCGCATCCGCGCAAATCCGTGCCCAGCGCCGCTACGAGGAACTCAAGACCAAAGGACAGGAAGCCTCCTTCGATGAAATCCTGCACAATGTGGAAGAACGCGACCGCATTGACCAAAGCCGGGCAGTGAGTCCGCTTCGCAAGGCCGACGACGCCATCCTGCTGGACAACAGCGAGATGACGATTTCCGAACAGAAAGAATGGTTAAAGGAACAATTTGAAAAAGCCACCCATGCATCACGTTGA
- a CDS encoding 4-hydroxy-3-methylbut-2-enyl diphosphate reductase translates to MHHVEIDKESGFCFGVTTAISKAEEELAKGEPLYCLGDIVHNGQECERLKKLGLITINHEEFARLRNVKVLLRAHGEPPETYELARKNQIEIIDATCPVVLRLQKRIKQEYDTTPSGRERQIVIYGKNGHAEVLGLVGQTQGKAIVIEKLEEVTKLDMTKDIRLYSQTTKSLDEFRQIVSYIEEHISPEASFQYFDTICRQVANRMPHIREFAASHDLIFFVCGHKSSNGKILFQECKKVNPNSYQIDKPEEIDKDLLSHAHSIGICGATSTPKWLMEACKKVIMSEE, encoded by the coding sequence ATGCATCACGTTGAAATAGACAAGGAGTCAGGTTTCTGCTTCGGAGTGACCACTGCCATCTCCAAAGCGGAAGAAGAGCTGGCAAAGGGAGAACCCTTGTATTGCCTGGGAGATATCGTGCACAACGGACAGGAATGTGAGCGTCTGAAAAAACTGGGTCTGATTACCATCAATCACGAAGAATTTGCCCGCCTGCGGAATGTCAAGGTGCTGCTGCGTGCCCACGGCGAACCGCCCGAGACCTACGAACTGGCCCGCAAAAACCAGATTGAAATCATTGATGCCACCTGCCCGGTCGTGCTACGGCTGCAGAAAAGAATCAAGCAGGAGTATGACACCACTCCCAGCGGCCGGGAACGGCAGATTGTCATCTACGGGAAGAACGGTCATGCCGAGGTGCTGGGGCTGGTAGGACAGACACAAGGGAAGGCCATCGTCATCGAAAAGCTGGAAGAAGTCACCAAGCTCGACATGACGAAAGACATCCGACTGTATTCACAGACCACCAAGTCGCTCGACGAGTTCCGCCAGATTGTATCCTACATTGAGGAGCACATCTCGCCGGAAGCCTCTTTCCAGTATTTCGACACCATTTGCCGGCAAGTGGCCAACCGCATGCCCCACATCCGGGAGTTCGCGGCCAGTCATGACCTGATTTTCTTCGTCTGCGGGCACAAAAGTTCCAACGGAAAGATACTCTTTCAGGAATGCAAGAAAGTCAACCCCAATTCCTATCAAATTGACAAACCTGAGGAAATTGACAAGGACTTATTGTCACATGCACATTCCATTGGAATCTGTGGAGCCACTTCCACGCCGAAATGGTTGATGGAAGCGTGTAAAAAAGTTATAATGAGCGAAGAATAA
- the pfkA gene encoding 6-phosphofructokinase, with the protein MGTIKCIGILTSGGDAPGMNAAIRAVTRSAIYNGLKVKGIYRGYKGLITGEIKEFKTENVSNIIQLGGTILKTARCQEFRTPEGRQIAYETMQREGIDALIIIGGDGSLTGARLLAQEFDVPCIGLPGTIDNDLFGTDTTIGYDTALNTILDAVDKIRDTATSHERLFFVEVMGRDAGFLALNGAIAAGAEAAIIPEFNTEVDQLEEFINNGFRKSKNSSIVLVAESEITGGAMHYAERVKNEYPQYDVRVTILGHLQRGGRPTAHDRIIASRMGVASIQALMEGQRNVMIGIENDQIVYVPFAKAIKNDKPIDRELVNVLHELSI; encoded by the coding sequence ATGGGAACTATTAAATGTATCGGTATTCTGACCTCCGGAGGTGATGCACCAGGCATGAATGCCGCAATCAGAGCCGTCACCCGTTCCGCTATCTACAACGGACTGAAAGTAAAAGGTATTTACAGAGGCTACAAAGGATTGATTACAGGTGAAATCAAGGAGTTTAAGACTGAAAACGTCAGCAATATCATACAATTAGGAGGTACAATCCTGAAAACCGCACGTTGTCAGGAGTTCCGCACCCCGGAAGGTCGTCAAATCGCATACGAAACCATGCAGCGTGAAGGCATCGACGCCCTCATCATCATTGGTGGAGACGGCTCTTTGACCGGCGCCCGTCTGCTGGCACAGGAGTTTGACGTACCTTGTATCGGACTTCCCGGTACCATCGACAATGACCTGTTTGGTACAGACACGACCATCGGTTATGACACAGCCCTGAACACCATTCTGGATGCAGTGGACAAGATTCGTGATACCGCGACTTCTCATGAGCGTCTGTTCTTCGTCGAAGTAATGGGACGTGATGCCGGCTTCCTGGCATTGAACGGTGCCATTGCCGCCGGAGCAGAAGCAGCCATCATTCCGGAATTCAACACGGAAGTAGACCAGCTGGAAGAGTTCATCAACAACGGATTCCGTAAATCAAAGAACAGTTCCATCGTACTGGTAGCCGAAAGTGAAATCACCGGAGGAGCCATGCACTATGCAGAACGTGTGAAAAACGAATATCCACAGTATGATGTACGTGTCACCATTCTGGGACACTTGCAACGTGGTGGACGTCCGACGGCTCACGACCGTATCATCGCCAGCCGTATGGGTGTAGCCAGCATCCAGGCTTTGATGGAAGGCCAGCGCAACGTGATGATCGGTATCGAAAACGACCAGATTGTGTACGTACCGTTTGCCAAGGCTATCAAGAACGACAAGCCGATTGACCGCGAACTGGTGAACGTATTGCATGAATTGTCTATCTGA
- a CDS encoding ABC transporter substrate-binding protein, with the protein MKRWSWWAMLCVCSLLTSCYNAGESRENVLKVYNWADYIGEGVLEDFQQYYKEQTGEDIRIVYQTFDINEIMLTKIEKGHEDFDVVCPSEYIIERMLHKGLLLPIDTVFAHSPNYMKGVAPYIRQQIDKLTVPGDQPASRYAVCYMWGTAGLLYNKKYVSVQDLRSWGCLWDKRYAGKILMKDSYRDAYGMALLYAHREDLKDSTRSVASLMNDYSPASMDSVEKYLKLLKPNVAGWEADFGKEMMTKGKAWMNMTWSGDAQWAIEEAAEVGVDLGYTIPEEGSNVWYDGWVIPKYAQNPKAASYFINFLCRPDIALRNMEENGYVSSIAAPEIMEACIDSTLNKEVDASYFFGPEARHVKLRNTQYPDKSVIARCTMIRDFGDKTVDVLEIWSRVKGDNLNSGLVILILLVFVGLSAWQIRRRWLRYKRSHYKRSRRKLRRK; encoded by the coding sequence ATGAAAAGGTGGAGCTGGTGGGCGATGCTCTGTGTATGCTCCCTGCTGACGAGCTGTTACAATGCCGGAGAGTCGCGCGAGAATGTGCTGAAGGTGTACAACTGGGCCGATTACATTGGCGAAGGGGTATTGGAAGATTTCCAGCAATACTATAAGGAACAGACGGGAGAGGATATCCGGATTGTCTATCAGACTTTCGATATCAATGAAATCATGCTGACCAAGATTGAGAAGGGGCATGAGGATTTTGATGTGGTCTGTCCGTCGGAATACATCATTGAGCGCATGTTGCACAAAGGACTGCTGCTGCCCATCGACACCGTTTTTGCCCACTCACCCAATTACATGAAGGGGGTAGCCCCTTATATCCGCCAGCAGATTGACAAGCTGACGGTGCCGGGCGACCAGCCTGCCAGCCGGTATGCGGTCTGTTACATGTGGGGTACGGCCGGACTGTTGTACAATAAGAAATATGTGTCTGTTCAGGATTTACGCTCCTGGGGGTGTCTGTGGGACAAACGGTATGCAGGAAAAATTCTGATGAAGGACTCTTACCGTGATGCGTATGGCATGGCGTTGCTGTATGCCCATCGGGAAGACTTGAAAGACAGTACCCGCAGTGTGGCCAGCCTGATGAACGACTATTCACCGGCTTCTATGGACTCGGTGGAAAAATACCTGAAACTGCTGAAACCCAATGTGGCAGGTTGGGAAGCCGATTTTGGCAAGGAGATGATGACCAAGGGGAAGGCATGGATGAACATGACCTGGAGCGGCGATGCGCAGTGGGCCATCGAAGAAGCTGCGGAGGTAGGAGTGGATTTGGGATATACCATTCCGGAAGAAGGAAGCAACGTGTGGTACGACGGCTGGGTGATTCCCAAGTATGCCCAAAATCCGAAGGCCGCCAGCTATTTTATCAACTTCCTGTGCCGTCCGGACATCGCCTTGCGGAACATGGAAGAAAACGGGTATGTCAGTTCCATTGCCGCTCCGGAAATTATGGAGGCCTGCATTGATTCTACTTTGAACAAGGAAGTGGATGCCAGTTACTTCTTCGGTCCGGAAGCCCGGCATGTGAAATTGCGGAACACACAGTATCCCGACAAGTCGGTGATAGCCCGTTGCACCATGATACGCGATTTCGGCGACAAGACTGTAGATGTGCTGGAAATCTGGTCGCGAGTGAAAGGTGATAATCTGAACAGTGGGCTGGTCATTCTGATTCTGCTGGTGTTTGTCGGACTGAGTGCTTGGCAGATTCGTCGTCGCTGGCTGCGCTACAAGCGGAGCCATTACAAGCGCTCGCGTCGGAAGCTTCGCCGCAAGTGA
- a CDS encoding ABC transporter permease: MVKKILMQTYLWVLLLMLYAPILIIVIYSFTEAKVLGNWTGFSFNLYRSLCNTGAHHSLMNALVNTIAIAFIAATVSTLLGSVAAIGIYNLKARSRKTMGFINTIPILNGDIITGISLFLLFVSLGITQGFTTVVLAHITFCTPYVVLSVLPRLKQMNPNLYEAALDLGATPMQALWKVIIPEIRPGMISGFLLALTISIDDFAVTVFTIGNQGLETLSTYIYADARKGGLTPELRPLSAVIFVVILVLLIIINRRADKAKNK; this comes from the coding sequence ATGGTAAAGAAAATACTGATGCAGACCTATCTGTGGGTGTTGCTGCTGATGCTGTATGCTCCGATTCTGATTATTGTGATTTATTCGTTTACCGAGGCCAAGGTGCTGGGCAACTGGACAGGTTTTTCGTTCAACCTGTATCGTTCGCTGTGTAATACGGGTGCCCATCATTCTCTGATGAATGCGCTGGTCAATACGATTGCCATCGCCTTTATTGCTGCCACGGTTTCCACCCTGCTGGGCAGTGTGGCCGCCATCGGCATTTACAATCTGAAGGCCCGGAGCCGGAAAACCATGGGATTCATCAATACCATCCCCATTTTGAACGGAGATATCATTACCGGTATTTCCTTGTTCCTGCTTTTCGTGTCGTTGGGTATTACCCAGGGTTTCACGACCGTGGTGTTGGCCCACATCACTTTCTGTACACCTTATGTGGTGTTGAGTGTATTGCCGCGTCTGAAGCAGATGAATCCGAACCTGTATGAGGCGGCGCTCGATTTGGGAGCTACTCCCATGCAGGCCTTGTGGAAGGTGATTATCCCGGAAATCCGTCCCGGAATGATCAGCGGTTTCCTGCTGGCACTGACTATCTCCATCGATGATTTTGCCGTTACGGTGTTTACCATCGGCAACCAGGGACTGGAGACACTTTCTACTTATATTTATGCGGATGCCCGCAAGGGCGGTCTGACACCGGAACTTCGTCCGCTGTCTGCCGTGATTTTTGTGGTGATTCTGGTGCTGCTGATAATTATTAACCGTAGAGCTGACAAAGCAAAGAACAAATGA
- a CDS encoding ABC transporter permease, translated as MNKLRLFFLSRRSWTLPYLIFSIIFVIIPLVLIVIYAFTDDAGRITLDNFRKFLAHPEAVNTFVYSIGIALLTTIGCIVLGYPAAWILSRSRSSYSRTLIMLFILPMWINILIRTLATVALFDFASLPLGEGALIFGMIYNFIPFMIYPIYNTLQKMDSSYVEAAQDLGANSFQVFWKVVFPLSMPGVVSGIMMVFMPTISTFAIAELLTMNNIKLFGTTIQENINNSLWNYGAALSLIMLFLIAATSLFSADDKNESEKGGQVW; from the coding sequence ATGAACAAGTTGCGTTTGTTTTTTCTGTCGCGGAGAAGCTGGACTTTGCCTTACCTGATTTTTTCAATCATCTTCGTGATTATTCCGCTGGTCCTGATTGTGATTTATGCCTTTACGGATGACGCGGGCCGGATTACCTTGGATAACTTCCGGAAGTTTTTGGCGCATCCGGAAGCCGTCAATACCTTTGTGTATTCCATCGGCATTGCTCTGCTTACTACCATCGGGTGTATTGTGCTGGGTTATCCGGCGGCTTGGATTCTGAGCCGGAGCCGTTCCAGCTATTCCCGTACGCTGATTATGCTGTTTATCCTTCCCATGTGGATTAACATCCTGATACGTACGCTGGCTACAGTGGCTTTGTTCGATTTTGCCAGTCTTCCATTGGGGGAAGGAGCCTTGATTTTCGGAATGATTTACAATTTCATCCCGTTTATGATTTATCCCATTTACAATACGCTTCAGAAGATGGATTCCAGTTACGTGGAAGCGGCCCAAGATTTGGGAGCCAACTCGTTTCAGGTATTTTGGAAAGTGGTCTTCCCTTTGTCCATGCCGGGGGTGGTGAGCGGCATCATGATGGTGTTCATGCCTACCATCTCAACCTTTGCCATTGCGGAACTGCTCACCATGAACAACATTAAATTGTTTGGAACCACCATTCAGGAGAATATCAACAACAGCTTGTGGAACTATGGTGCCGCGCTTTCACTGATTATGCTCTTCCTGATTGCCGCTACTTCCTTGTTCAGTGCCGACGATAAGAACGAGTCGGAGAAAGGAGGGCAGGTATGGTAA
- a CDS encoding ATP-binding cassette domain-containing protein: MQSETKPIIEVKGVSKFFGEKTALDNINLSIKKGEFVTILGPSGCGKTTLLRLIAGFQTASEGVICIAGKEITQTPPHKRPVNTVFQKYALFPHLNVYDNIAFGLKLKKFPKDVVLKKVKAALKMVGMTDYEYRDVNSLSGGQQQRVAIARAIVNEPEVLLLDEPLAALDLKMRKDMQMELKEMHKSLGITFVYVTHDQEEALTLSDTIVVMSEGRIQQIGTPTDIYNEPINSFVADFIGESNILNGVMVKDKLVHFCDRDFECVDEGFGEETPVDVVIRPEDLYIFPVSDMAQLRGVVQSCIFKGVHYEMVVLCQDYEFVVQDYHAFEAGTEVGLLVKPHDIHIMKKERLCNTFDGKLLDEAHVEFLGCTFECAPVDLHQVPLGEVQVEVDFDKINLLDDAEDGTLTGEVKFILYKGNHYHLTVWSDWDENVFVDTNDVWDDGDHVGISIAPEDIRVRVKREER; encoded by the coding sequence ATGCAAAGTGAAACCAAACCGATTATAGAGGTAAAGGGCGTATCGAAGTTTTTTGGCGAGAAAACGGCCTTGGATAATATCAACCTGTCCATAAAAAAAGGAGAGTTTGTAACCATACTGGGACCTTCAGGCTGCGGCAAGACTACCTTGCTGCGCCTGATTGCCGGTTTCCAGACGGCTTCCGAAGGAGTGATTTGCATTGCGGGTAAAGAGATTACCCAAACTCCACCCCACAAGCGTCCGGTGAACACGGTGTTCCAGAAGTACGCTTTGTTTCCCCATCTGAATGTGTATGACAACATTGCTTTCGGATTGAAACTGAAGAAATTTCCGAAAGACGTAGTGTTGAAAAAGGTCAAGGCTGCCTTGAAAATGGTGGGCATGACCGATTATGAGTATCGTGACGTGAATTCCCTTTCCGGCGGACAGCAGCAGCGTGTGGCCATTGCGCGGGCTATCGTGAATGAGCCGGAGGTGTTGTTGCTCGACGAGCCGCTGGCAGCTCTCGACCTGAAGATGCGAAAGGACATGCAGATGGAGTTGAAGGAGATGCATAAGTCATTGGGCATCACTTTTGTGTATGTCACTCACGACCAGGAAGAAGCTTTGACCCTGAGCGATACCATCGTGGTGATGAGCGAGGGACGTATCCAGCAGATTGGTACTCCTACCGATATTTACAATGAACCCATCAATTCGTTTGTAGCCGATTTCATTGGCGAAAGCAATATCCTGAACGGGGTGATGGTGAAAGACAAGCTGGTGCATTTCTGCGACCGGGATTTCGAGTGTGTGGACGAAGGTTTCGGTGAAGAGACACCGGTGGATGTGGTGATTCGTCCGGAAGACCTGTATATCTTTCCTGTGTCGGACATGGCACAGCTTCGCGGCGTGGTACAGTCGTGCATCTTCAAGGGAGTACATTATGAAATGGTGGTGCTGTGTCAGGACTATGAGTTCGTGGTGCAGGATTATCATGCGTTCGAAGCTGGTACGGAAGTTGGCCTGCTGGTGAAGCCTCACGATATCCATATCATGAAGAAGGAGCGCCTGTGCAACACGTTCGACGGAAAACTGCTGGATGAAGCGCATGTGGAGTTTCTGGGCTGTACATTTGAATGTGCTCCGGTCGATTTGCATCAAGTGCCTCTGGGCGAAGTGCAGGTGGAAGTGGATTTCGATAAAATTAACCTGCTGGACGATGCCGAAGACGGTACGTTGACGGGAGAAGTGAAATTCATTCTTTATAAAGGGAATCATTATCACCTGACCGTCTGGTCGGATTGGGATGAGAATGTGTTTGTCGATACCAACGACGTATGGGACGACGGAGACCATGTGGGGATATCCATTGCTCCGGAAGACATCCGGGTACGTGTAAAACGGGAGGAGCGATGA
- the meaB gene encoding methylmalonyl Co-A mutase-associated GTPase MeaB: MEHPENNEAYKGLTVNQGVEQPSIVNPYLKLRKKPKRRQYTAAEYVEGIVKGDVTMLSQAVTLVESVKPEHQVLAQEVIEKCLPYSGNSIRIGISGVPGAGKSTSIDVFGLHVLEEKGGKLAVLAIDPSSERSKGSILGDKTRMEKLSVHPKSFIRPSPSAGSLGGVARKTRETIILCEAAGFDKIFVETVGVGQSETAVHSMVDFFLLIQLAGTGDELQGIKRGIMEMADGIVINKADGNNIEKAKLAATHFRNALHLFPAPESGWTPQVLTYSGFYNIGIKEIWDMIYAYIDFVRKNGYFERRRNEQAKYWMYETINEHLRDSFYQNPQIASWLPLQEQEVLEGKATSFSAARKLLDMYFSGLR, encoded by the coding sequence ATGGAACACCCCGAGAACAACGAAGCTTATAAGGGGTTAACTGTCAATCAAGGAGTGGAACAGCCCTCCATTGTTAATCCTTATCTGAAACTGAGAAAGAAACCCAAACGTCGTCAGTACACGGCTGCAGAGTATGTGGAAGGCATCGTGAAAGGCGATGTGACCATGCTGAGCCAGGCAGTGACGCTGGTGGAGAGTGTGAAACCGGAACACCAGGTGCTGGCACAGGAGGTGATTGAAAAATGCCTGCCATATTCCGGCAATTCCATCCGCATCGGCATCAGTGGAGTGCCGGGAGCCGGAAAGAGTACGTCAATCGATGTGTTCGGCTTGCATGTGCTGGAAGAAAAGGGTGGAAAGCTGGCCGTATTGGCCATCGACCCCAGCAGTGAGCGTTCCAAAGGAAGTATTCTGGGCGATAAGACCCGTATGGAAAAACTGTCTGTACACCCAAAATCCTTTATCCGTCCGAGTCCTTCAGCCGGTTCGCTGGGAGGAGTAGCCCGCAAAACCCGTGAGACCATCATTTTGTGCGAGGCCGCCGGTTTCGACAAAATCTTTGTGGAAACGGTTGGAGTCGGACAGAGTGAGACGGCTGTTCATTCCATGGTCGATTTTTTCCTGCTGATTCAGCTGGCCGGTACAGGTGATGAACTGCAAGGCATCAAACGAGGAATTATGGAAATGGCCGACGGCATTGTCATCAACAAGGCCGACGGAAACAATATTGAGAAAGCCAAGCTGGCAGCCACTCATTTTCGGAATGCCTTGCATCTTTTCCCGGCTCCCGAATCGGGCTGGACGCCTCAGGTGCTGACTTATTCCGGTTTTTACAATATCGGTATCAAGGAAATCTGGGACATGATTTATGCCTACATTGATTTTGTCCGCAAAAACGGTTATTTTGAACGTCGCAGGAATGAACAGGCCAAATACTGGATGTATGAAACTATCAACGAGCATCTGCGCGACAGTTTCTATCAGAATCCGCAGATTGCCTCTTGGTTGCCTTTGCAAGAACAGGAAGTGTTGGAAGGAAAAGCCACCTCTTTTTCTGCGGCTAGGAAACTGCTCGATATGTATTTTTCAGGTTTGAGATGA
- a CDS encoding DUF1573 domain-containing protein, whose protein sequence is MKRIYTFFLLCMAACFSLFAQPKITFDMQTKDLGYVLWRNPATVIYSFTNTGDKPLVISNVTTSCGCAKAKWTEEPVPAGGKGEITVVFDAEAIGHFYKDVGVYCNASPMPIYLDFNGEVTADAKNFSFTHPYAVGAIRLNLDELDFKSVNKGDHPVIELLVANTSNKAYSPVLMHLPPYLEATAEPEKLGRGKTGKIRVTLDSEKLPKLGITRASVYLSRFSGDKVGSENEIPVSVALLPDFSKLTEQQKNNPPQITLSAKELEFVDLKPKQKKSQTIVISNTGKSDLNIQDMQVFSMALAVKLNKRVLKPGESTKMKITVLAQNLPRVKGSPRVLMITNDPNQPMITIRVKARLKSSDK, encoded by the coding sequence ATGAAACGTATATATACTTTTTTCCTGTTGTGTATGGCTGCCTGTTTTTCTTTGTTTGCACAGCCCAAAATTACTTTTGACATGCAGACAAAGGATTTGGGATATGTCTTATGGAGAAATCCGGCCACTGTCATTTATTCGTTTACCAATACGGGCGACAAACCGCTGGTCATTTCCAATGTGACGACCTCCTGCGGTTGCGCCAAAGCAAAATGGACAGAAGAGCCTGTTCCGGCAGGAGGAAAGGGAGAAATTACGGTGGTGTTTGATGCGGAAGCTATCGGGCATTTCTACAAAGATGTGGGTGTCTACTGCAATGCTTCGCCTATGCCTATTTATTTGGATTTCAACGGGGAGGTGACAGCCGACGCCAAGAACTTTTCCTTTACGCATCCCTATGCCGTGGGAGCTATTCGCTTGAATCTGGATGAACTGGATTTTAAATCGGTGAACAAAGGTGACCATCCGGTGATTGAGTTGCTGGTTGCCAATACTTCCAATAAGGCTTATTCTCCTGTGCTGATGCATCTTCCTCCTTATCTGGAGGCTACGGCTGAGCCGGAGAAGCTGGGACGTGGAAAGACGGGAAAAATACGGGTGACACTGGACTCCGAGAAACTCCCGAAACTGGGGATTACACGTGCTTCCGTGTATCTGTCCCGTTTCTCGGGTGACAAGGTGGGAAGTGAAAATGAAATTCCGGTATCCGTAGCACTGTTGCCCGATTTCTCCAAATTGACAGAACAGCAGAAGAATAATCCGCCTCAGATTACCTTGTCGGCTAAGGAACTGGAATTTGTAGACTTGAAACCCAAACAGAAAAAGTCGCAGACCATTGTCATTTCGAATACAGGAAAATCTGATTTGAATATTCAGGATATGCAGGTGTTCAGTATGGCTTTGGCCGTGAAACTGAACAAGAGGGTGCTGAAACCGGGAGAATCTACCAAAATGAAGATTACCGTGTTGGCACAGAATCTTCCCCGTGTGAAAGGTTCTCCACGTGTCTTGATGATTACCAATGACCCTAACCAACCGATGATTACCATCCGTGTGAAAGCCCGGCTGAAATCGTCCGATAAATAA